The following are encoded in a window of Mycobacterium sp. ELW1 genomic DNA:
- a CDS encoding LCP family protein yields MDPSPPSRAVAAGNRRGRHRERSNTGRRTLRIITQTVIGLVSVIVVTLTGLAYSQAHGLLSGITVSQALGSDEPRSSGGAMNILLIGLDSRKDQDGNELPDEVLDKLHAGDSDSGGYNTNTLILVHISADDRVVAFSIPRDDYVAVSGIKGYSHIKIKEAYGLTKAQTEQKLVDDGIGDRKELERAGREAGRKATIRAVRNLTGQPIDYFAEVNLASFYHLAESLGGVDVCLNHAVHDDYSGANFPAGPQRLNAEQALAFVRQRHGLENGDLDRTHRQQAFLLSVSRELQQSGSFTDLDKFKRLMDVARQDIVLSQGWGEDQFRRMAALAGGDVEFRTLPVVRYDNINGQDVNIVDPAKIRAEIARAIGGDSASVTTTAVPQPVPPPNPHTVVSIVNASDTSGLASQAASLLGKHEFTISEVRDRESGEPIDTVITYGAGAQTDAQSVATLLGVDNAPQATGSVAADHIRVVLGQGYDLPLEQPQTEDSVTTSTTHSWSEMTITPTPDQGAPIDGGKVPCVN; encoded by the coding sequence ATGGATCCGTCGCCGCCCTCACGAGCGGTCGCCGCGGGCAACCGCCGCGGCCGGCATCGAGAGCGGTCCAACACCGGGCGGCGGACGCTGCGCATCATCACCCAGACCGTGATCGGACTGGTCTCGGTGATCGTGGTGACGCTGACCGGGCTGGCGTACTCGCAAGCACACGGGCTGCTCAGCGGGATCACGGTGTCGCAGGCGCTCGGCTCCGACGAGCCGCGGTCCAGCGGTGGCGCGATGAACATCCTGCTGATCGGGTTGGACTCCCGAAAAGACCAGGACGGCAACGAGCTGCCCGACGAGGTGCTCGACAAACTTCACGCCGGCGACTCCGACTCGGGCGGCTACAACACCAACACCCTGATCCTGGTGCACATCAGCGCCGACGACCGCGTCGTCGCCTTCTCCATCCCGCGCGATGACTATGTAGCCGTCAGCGGCATCAAGGGCTACAGCCACATCAAGATCAAGGAAGCGTACGGACTCACCAAGGCGCAGACCGAGCAGAAGCTGGTCGACGACGGCATCGGCGACCGCAAGGAACTCGAGCGCGCGGGACGGGAGGCCGGCCGCAAAGCGACCATCCGTGCGGTCCGCAATCTCACCGGCCAGCCCATCGACTACTTCGCCGAGGTCAACCTCGCGAGCTTCTATCACCTCGCCGAGAGCCTCGGCGGTGTGGACGTCTGCCTCAACCACGCCGTGCACGACGACTACTCGGGCGCCAATTTCCCGGCCGGCCCGCAGCGACTCAATGCCGAGCAGGCGCTGGCGTTCGTGCGGCAGCGACACGGGCTGGAAAACGGCGATCTCGACCGCACCCATCGCCAGCAGGCGTTCCTCCTGTCGGTCTCGCGCGAGCTGCAGCAGTCGGGCTCGTTCACCGATCTGGACAAGTTCAAGCGCCTGATGGACGTCGCCCGCCAAGACATCGTGTTGTCGCAGGGGTGGGGCGAGGATCAGTTCCGCAGAATGGCCGCGCTGGCCGGCGGCGACGTCGAGTTCCGAACTCTGCCGGTGGTGCGTTACGACAACATCAACGGCCAAGACGTCAACATCGTCGATCCGGCGAAGATCCGCGCCGAGATCGCCCGGGCTATCGGCGGCGACTCCGCGTCGGTGACCACTACCGCTGTGCCACAACCAGTTCCGCCGCCGAATCCGCACACCGTCGTCAGCATCGTCAACGCGAGCGACACCTCGGGGTTGGCCTCGCAGGCGGCAAGCCTGCTGGGCAAGCACGAGTTCACGATCAGCGAGGTCCGTGACCGCGAGTCAGGTGAGCCGATCGATACGGTGATCACCTACGGCGCCGGGGCGCAGACCGATGCCCAGTCGGTGGCCACACTGCTCGGAGTCGACAATGCCCCGCAGGCCACCGGCTCGGTGGCCGCCGACCACATCCGGGTGGTTCTCGGCCAGGGCTACGACCTCCCGCTGGAGCAGCCGCAGACCGAGGACAGCGTCACGACCTCGACCACCCACAGCTGGTCGGAGATGACGATCACGCCCACGCCGGACCAGGGCGCCCCGATCGACGGCGGCAAGGTGCCCTGTGTCAACTAG